In Paenibacillus sp. FSL R7-0345, a single window of DNA contains:
- a CDS encoding sugar phosphate nucleotidyltransferase: MKLVLLSGGSGKRLWPLSNDSRSKQFLKVLESPAGEPESMVQRVWRQLEEAGMTGSSYLATGRSQVESIQSQLGSHVPIIVEPERRDTFPAIALTAAYLYSIAGVSPAETVAILPVDPYVEASFFDTVVRLEQTMEESGANLALMGVVPEHASEKYGYIIPTSDAAGASGYLQVSHFQEKPDRVQAEGLISKGALWNCGVFAFRLGYLLDILQSKGLPLNYEELQKQYKLMASISFDYEVVEKEEKIVVQPYAGFWKDLGTWNTLTEEMSSNLVGKGVVTSDSERTCLINELDIPITVIGAKDLIIAASPDGILVTHKAESPRIKEVLKSHEQRPMYEERRWGHYKVIDYVKYDEGNEVLTKRIFIEQGKNISYQLHHKRSEIWTFVSGEASIVINEKMHKVKAGDVVRIPEGTKHAILALTDVEFIEVQSGSELVEEDNIRITLDWEDIELHQFIS, from the coding sequence ATGAAACTAGTACTTCTATCAGGCGGTTCAGGTAAACGGCTCTGGCCATTATCCAATGACTCACGTTCCAAGCAATTTCTGAAGGTACTGGAAAGCCCGGCGGGTGAACCGGAATCGATGGTACAGCGGGTCTGGAGACAGCTGGAGGAAGCGGGGATGACGGGCTCATCCTACCTCGCTACAGGCCGCAGCCAAGTAGAGTCCATCCAGAGCCAGCTCGGCAGCCATGTGCCGATTATCGTGGAGCCGGAACGCCGCGATACCTTCCCGGCCATTGCACTGACAGCGGCTTACCTGTATTCCATCGCCGGCGTATCTCCGGCGGAGACAGTGGCTATCCTGCCGGTCGATCCTTATGTGGAGGCTTCCTTCTTCGATACGGTAGTCCGGCTGGAGCAGACGATGGAGGAGAGCGGCGCAAATCTGGCGCTGATGGGCGTAGTGCCTGAGCATGCGTCAGAGAAATACGGATATATCATTCCGACCAGTGATGCGGCGGGGGCAAGCGGCTACCTTCAGGTGAGCCATTTCCAGGAAAAGCCTGACCGTGTGCAGGCAGAAGGCCTGATCAGCAAAGGCGCCCTTTGGAACTGCGGCGTATTCGCTTTCCGCCTCGGTTATCTGCTGGATATTCTGCAGAGCAAAGGATTGCCGCTTAATTACGAGGAGCTGCAGAAGCAATACAAACTGATGGCTTCCATCAGCTTTGATTACGAAGTGGTGGAAAAAGAAGAAAAAATCGTCGTTCAGCCGTATGCCGGCTTCTGGAAGGATCTGGGCACCTGGAATACGCTGACCGAGGAGATGAGCAGCAACCTGGTCGGCAAGGGCGTGGTTACCTCCGATTCCGAACGGACCTGCCTGATCAATGAGCTGGACATTCCGATTACAGTCATCGGGGCCAAGGACCTGATCATCGCGGCCAGCCCTGACGGAATCCTGGTTACGCATAAGGCGGAAAGCCCGCGAATCAAGGAAGTGCTGAAATCGCATGAACAAAGACCGATGTACGAGGAACGCCGCTGGGGTCACTATAAAGTTATCGACTATGTGAAATATGATGAGGGCAATGAAGTACTGACGAAGCGGATTTTTATCGAGCAGGGAAAAAATATCAGCTACCAGCTACATCACAAACGCAGTGAAATCTGGACTTTTGTGAGCGGGGAAGCAAGTATTGTCATCAATGAAAAGATGCATAAAGTGAAGGCTGGCGATGTCGTACGCATCCCGGAAGGAACAAAGCATGCGATCCTGGCGCTGACCGATGTGGAGTTTATCGAGGTGCAGAGCGGGTCTGAGCTGGTGGAAGAGGACAACATCCGGATTACGCTGGACTGGGAAGATATTGAATTACACCAGTTTATTTCATAG
- a CDS encoding oligosaccharide flippase family protein, with amino-acid sequence MQQSNAKSLPTSTVLSSLKRFTKSKNNSSAAVKTMMVSILILLVNMLTGVLTARYLGPTGRGEQTAMVNWSQFLAFSMSFGIPSALIYNAKKNPDEAGVLYRVALLIGLFFGITAMIVGIFVLPYWLDSFSSEVVLFAQCSMVLCPLIVVSQINNAAFQFRGDYKTFNWQRYLVPLLTLAAIGILILTGSMNPYTTALAYLVPSVPLFIWMTLLLLRTYRVKMRDTYRNFKRLFTYGLGSYGNDLLGQFSTYIDQIIIAGLLRPADLGLYAVAVSLSRMVNFFSNSITVVLFPKASELSKDEAISLTFKAFRISTTCTLLGALFLMLVAPLVIPLLYGKDFNTALTVFRLLLLEVTISGGTLILAQAFMALGKPKFVSILQGVGLLLVIPMLFLLVPRFGLFGAGVAMLSSAILRFLFIILNIRYNLKVKLPRLLISREDIQWMKTTMNSYIRKKPADTSS; translated from the coding sequence CAGTCAAAACCATGATGGTCAGCATACTGATCCTGCTAGTCAATATGCTGACCGGTGTGCTGACCGCCCGCTACCTCGGGCCGACCGGCCGCGGGGAACAGACGGCGATGGTGAACTGGTCACAGTTTCTGGCATTCAGTATGAGCTTCGGGATTCCGTCGGCGCTGATCTACAACGCCAAGAAGAACCCCGATGAAGCCGGAGTGCTGTACCGGGTGGCGCTGCTGATCGGCCTCTTCTTCGGGATCACGGCGATGATTGTAGGGATTTTCGTTTTGCCGTACTGGCTGGATTCCTTCAGCTCTGAGGTTGTATTGTTCGCCCAATGCTCAATGGTCCTGTGTCCGCTGATTGTGGTCTCACAGATCAACAATGCGGCCTTCCAGTTCAGAGGCGATTACAAAACCTTCAACTGGCAACGGTATCTGGTTCCGCTTCTGACGCTGGCGGCCATCGGGATTCTGATTCTTACCGGCAGCATGAATCCCTATACCACTGCACTGGCTTATCTGGTTCCGTCCGTTCCGCTCTTTATCTGGATGACGCTGCTGCTGCTGCGTACCTACAGAGTCAAGATGAGGGACACTTACCGTAATTTCAAAAGACTGTTCACCTACGGGCTGGGTTCTTACGGTAATGACCTGCTCGGCCAGTTCTCTACATACATTGACCAGATCATTATTGCCGGCCTGCTGCGGCCTGCTGATCTGGGGCTGTATGCAGTAGCAGTCAGCTTGTCCAGAATGGTCAACTTTTTCTCGAATTCGATTACTGTGGTGCTGTTCCCGAAAGCCTCCGAGCTTTCGAAAGATGAAGCAATCTCGCTGACCTTCAAGGCTTTCCGGATCAGCACCACCTGCACCCTGCTCGGCGCGCTGTTCCTGATGCTGGTTGCCCCATTAGTCATCCCGCTGCTGTACGGCAAGGATTTCAACACGGCGCTGACGGTGTTCCGCTTGCTGCTGCTGGAGGTAACAATCAGCGGAGGCACCCTGATTCTGGCTCAGGCCTTTATGGCGCTCGGCAAACCGAAATTTGTCTCCATCCTGCAGGGCGTGGGACTGCTTCTAGTCATCCCGATGCTCTTCCTGCTGGTGCCAAGGTTCGGATTGTTCGGAGCAGGTGTGGCGATGCTGTCATCGGCCATACTGCGCTTCCTGTTCATTATTCTTAATATCAGATACAACCTGAAAGTGAAGCTTCCCCGCCTGCTGATCAGCAGGGAAGACATCCAATGGATGAAGACAACGATGAATTCTTACATCCGCAAGAAACCGGCGGATACCAGCAGTTAA
- a CDS encoding glycosyltransferase, with protein sequence MKIAIAHDYLIQMGGAERVVEVFHHMYPEAPIFTTVFNGSRLTDNLKDADIRASWLQKIPGVKTNFKGVLPLYPMAIRDLDFRGYDIVLSSSSAFMKSIQVPESTFHLCYCHTPMRFAWDYDTYMERQTNSGLFKRLLKVYMQRLKTWDQRTSKNVNQFVANSSVVKTRIQNYYHRDADIIFPPINTARFTSSKSIGDYYLIVSRLVSYKRIDLAVEAFNRNGLKLFIVGDGPDRKRLEGMAKGNVSFLGRLEDAEVTGLMSQCRAFIFPGEEDFGITPLEANAAGRPVIAYQAGGALDTIVPYVNGVFFQHQEVDDLLKAINEVESYAWDISRIMGHARKFDEQAFMVQFKQYVEQAYVNFLKGG encoded by the coding sequence ATGAAAATTGCGATAGCGCACGATTACTTAATCCAAATGGGCGGGGCGGAAAGAGTAGTGGAAGTATTCCACCACATGTATCCGGAGGCTCCGATCTTCACAACCGTGTTTAACGGAAGCCGATTGACCGACAACCTCAAAGACGCGGACATTAGGGCCTCCTGGCTGCAGAAAATTCCGGGAGTGAAGACCAATTTTAAAGGGGTGCTGCCGCTATATCCCATGGCCATCCGTGATCTTGATTTTCGCGGGTACGATATCGTCCTGAGCTCAAGCAGCGCTTTTATGAAAAGCATTCAGGTACCCGAATCGACGTTCCATCTCTGCTACTGCCATACGCCGATGCGCTTTGCCTGGGACTATGACACGTATATGGAGCGGCAAACCAATTCCGGTCTGTTCAAAAGACTGCTGAAGGTCTACATGCAGCGGCTCAAGACCTGGGATCAGCGGACGAGTAAAAATGTTAATCAGTTCGTAGCCAACTCATCCGTCGTGAAGACGCGGATCCAGAATTATTATCACCGCGATGCGGATATTATTTTCCCGCCGATTAATACGGCACGCTTCACCAGCTCAAAATCAATCGGTGACTACTATCTGATCGTCTCGCGGCTTGTATCCTACAAGCGGATCGATCTCGCGGTAGAGGCTTTTAACCGGAACGGGCTGAAGCTGTTCATTGTTGGAGACGGGCCGGACCGCAAGCGTCTGGAAGGCATGGCCAAAGGCAACGTATCGTTCCTGGGCCGGCTGGAGGATGCCGAGGTAACGGGGCTGATGTCACAGTGCCGGGCCTTTATTTTCCCGGGCGAAGAGGATTTCGGCATTACGCCGCTGGAGGCGAATGCTGCGGGAAGACCGGTTATTGCCTACCAGGCCGGAGGAGCGCTGGATACGATCGTACCTTATGTGAACGGCGTATTTTTCCAGCATCAGGAAGTTGACGATTTACTGAAGGCCATAAACGAAGTGGAGTCCTACGCATGGGATATCAGCCGGATTATGGGGCATGCCCGCAAGTTCGACGAACAGGCGTTTATGGTGCAGTTCAAGCAGTATGTAGAGCAAGCCTACGTTAATTTCCTTAAAGGAGGATGA
- a CDS encoding glycosyltransferase family 4 protein: MLKVAYIDHTAKWSGGEVALFNILTNIGENVEPLVILAEEGTLAERLREKGIDVRVIPLDESIRSRGRNAVNLGAPAAAVKLLAYGSKLAPLLKQEKVDCVHTNSLKSAFYGAVAAKKAGVPLIWHIRDHIGAPYLKPVVAKAIRTMSRMLPNGVIANSHSTLSALELPRTKKTLVVYSAFAKAISEGVRRQDQKDFNVLLVGRLAHWKGQHVVLEAAKAFKQDSRVKFWLAGDALFGEEAYKQELIQTIRQNDLTNVSLLGHVDDIQGLMQKADLLIHTSVTPEPFGQVIVEGMAAGLPVIASNEGGPVEIVVPGVTGMLIQPGDAGVLAESITWMLEHPEERRMMAENGTKRVKEHFVIENTVKDIVDYYKGLLAAT, encoded by the coding sequence ATGCTAAAAGTCGCCTATATTGACCACACCGCCAAATGGAGCGGAGGAGAGGTAGCCTTATTCAATATCCTCACCAATATCGGAGAAAATGTGGAGCCGCTTGTCATTCTTGCCGAAGAAGGTACGCTTGCCGAACGGCTGCGTGAAAAGGGTATTGATGTCCGCGTGATTCCGCTGGATGAGAGTATCCGCAGCCGCGGCCGTAATGCCGTCAACCTCGGTGCTCCGGCTGCAGCCGTCAAGCTGCTGGCTTACGGCAGTAAGCTGGCTCCCCTGCTGAAGCAGGAGAAGGTGGACTGCGTGCATACCAACTCGCTGAAATCAGCGTTTTATGGCGCAGTTGCCGCCAAAAAAGCGGGCGTGCCGCTGATCTGGCATATCCGGGACCACATCGGTGCCCCGTACCTGAAGCCGGTAGTCGCCAAGGCCATCCGCACGATGTCGCGCATGCTGCCGAACGGGGTCATCGCTAATTCGCACTCTACGCTGAGTGCCCTGGAGCTGCCGCGGACGAAAAAGACACTCGTTGTCTACTCCGCATTCGCCAAGGCAATTAGCGAGGGCGTCCGCAGGCAGGACCAGAAGGATTTCAACGTACTGCTGGTCGGACGGCTGGCACACTGGAAAGGCCAGCATGTCGTACTGGAGGCGGCCAAAGCCTTCAAGCAGGACAGCAGAGTGAAATTCTGGCTGGCCGGTGATGCGCTGTTCGGAGAAGAGGCATACAAACAGGAATTAATCCAGACGATCCGGCAGAATGATCTGACGAATGTCAGCCTGCTGGGCCATGTGGATGACATACAGGGACTAATGCAAAAAGCCGACCTGCTGATTCATACGTCGGTTACGCCTGAGCCGTTCGGCCAGGTTATTGTTGAAGGCATGGCAGCCGGACTGCCGGTTATTGCCTCCAATGAAGGCGGTCCGGTGGAGATCGTAGTGCCGGGTGTAACCGGAATGCTGATCCAGCCCGGGGACGCAGGGGTACTCGCAGAATCCATTACATGGATGCTGGAGCATCCTGAAGAGCGCAGAATGATGGCGGAGAACGGAACGAAACGGGTGAAAGAGCATTTTGTCATCGAGAACACTGTCAAGGACATTGTTGACTACTACAAAGGTCTTCTGGCGGCAACCTGA
- a CDS encoding UDP-glucose/GDP-mannose dehydrogenase family protein: MKLAVIGTGYVGLVSGVCFTLNGNHVICVDKDEEKINKLNRMESPIYEPGIEALIEMNLREGRLSFSADLKESVRRSDIVILAVGTPSLPGGEADLQYIEGAAAEIAEAMEGYKIIMTKSTVPVGTNERIRKLIASRTNHPFDIVSAPEFLREGSAIRDTLHPDRIVIGLDNPQLEPTMRQLHQGFTENIFITDIRSAEMIKYASNAFLATKISFINEIANICEKVGADVTMVAEGMGMDRRIGSSFLQAGIGYGGSCFPKDTNALIQIAGNVDYEFKLLKSVVEVNKDQRFMIISKLHESLGSLRGAVIGIWGLAFKPNTDDVREAPAREIVEALVAEGATVKLYDPIAAANFRAQYDHPRLRWCGVPEEAADGSDAVCLLTDWAQFKDIDLHHLAGTMRRQILIDGRNLYSKEQIEGTGLEYHSVGRPQMGGLSGFSQSVAGAV; the protein is encoded by the coding sequence ATGAAGCTGGCAGTTATCGGTACCGGCTATGTCGGTCTTGTATCAGGCGTGTGCTTTACATTGAATGGTAACCATGTGATCTGTGTCGATAAGGATGAGGAAAAAATCAATAAGCTTAACCGGATGGAGTCCCCGATCTATGAACCCGGTATTGAAGCACTGATTGAAATGAACCTGCGTGAGGGCAGATTGTCCTTTTCAGCGGATCTTAAAGAGTCGGTACGCCGCTCTGATATCGTCATTCTGGCTGTAGGAACCCCGTCGCTGCCGGGCGGCGAAGCGGATTTGCAGTATATCGAAGGAGCGGCTGCTGAAATTGCCGAGGCGATGGAAGGCTACAAAATCATCATGACCAAGTCAACCGTTCCGGTCGGCACGAACGAACGGATCCGCAAGCTGATTGCTTCCCGCACCAACCACCCCTTTGATATTGTCTCCGCTCCTGAATTCCTGCGTGAGGGCTCCGCGATCCGTGATACCCTGCACCCGGACCGTATTGTGATCGGTCTTGACAATCCGCAGCTTGAGCCGACCATGCGCCAGCTTCATCAGGGCTTTACGGAAAATATCTTTATCACGGATATCCGCAGTGCGGAAATGATCAAATATGCATCCAATGCATTCCTGGCGACCAAAATCTCCTTTATCAACGAGATCGCCAACATTTGTGAAAAAGTGGGAGCTGATGTGACCATGGTGGCGGAGGGCATGGGGATGGACCGGCGAATCGGCTCCTCGTTCCTGCAGGCCGGCATCGGTTACGGAGGCTCCTGTTTCCCGAAAGATACCAATGCGCTGATCCAGATCGCCGGCAACGTGGACTACGAGTTCAAGCTGCTGAAATCGGTGGTCGAGGTGAACAAGGACCAGCGGTTCATGATCATCTCCAAGCTGCATGAATCGCTCGGCAGCCTGCGCGGCGCTGTAATCGGCATCTGGGGCCTGGCCTTCAAGCCGAACACTGATGATGTCCGTGAGGCTCCGGCCCGCGAGATCGTGGAGGCACTGGTAGCGGAGGGCGCTACAGTGAAGCTGTACGATCCGATCGCCGCCGCTAACTTCCGGGCACAGTACGATCATCCGCGGCTGCGGTGGTGCGGCGTGCCGGAAGAAGCTGCGGATGGCAGCGATGCTGTCTGCCTGCTGACCGACTGGGCGCAGTTCAAGGATATCGATCTGCATCACCTGGCCGGCACTATGCGCCGCCAGATCCTGATCGACGGCCGTAATCTCTACTCCAAGGAGCAGATTGAGGGCACGGGTCTTGAGTATCATTCTGTCGGCCGTCCGCAGATGGGCGGGCTTAGCGGCTTTTCCCAAAGCGTTGCCGGTGCGGTTTAA
- a CDS encoding glycosyltransferase family 4 protein, whose translation MPYSDGLNIMTTGLSWPSLQPGGLNTYFKSVCEQLSTRNQVHALICSQETPPTPKDLIIHNAGDPKETIWKRRDAFQRKAADLMGSGSGRIDILYSHFAPYGVGPAIEAKKRGIPVIMTFHGPWNEEMKIEGQGIKHRVKTTIAKSIERKAYKLADKFIVLSEYFRDTLHQLHGVPLHKIVVIPGAANIERFVPANNRLAVRRTLNLPEGATTVLTVRRLMNRMGLLQLLDAWKQVSERFPNAILLIGGKGPLRGELEEKIADYGLGNKVRLLGYIPDHELASYYQAADMFVVPSQALEGFGLITVEALASGLPVMATPVGGNKEILQGFRPELLFKSAASGDMAEGMIHMLSNRKLLPTREECRGHVLEKYTWQHVGDQVESVFLETLGKGVAAGC comes from the coding sequence ATGCCGTACAGTGACGGACTGAACATTATGACGACCGGCCTCAGCTGGCCATCGCTGCAGCCCGGCGGGCTCAACACGTATTTCAAATCTGTCTGCGAGCAGCTCTCTACACGCAACCAGGTGCATGCGCTGATCTGCAGCCAGGAGACACCGCCGACTCCCAAGGATCTGATCATCCATAATGCGGGCGATCCCAAGGAGACGATCTGGAAGCGCAGGGATGCCTTCCAGCGTAAAGCGGCAGATCTGATGGGCAGCGGCAGCGGACGCATCGACATCCTGTACTCGCACTTTGCCCCCTACGGCGTCGGGCCGGCGATTGAGGCAAAGAAGCGGGGGATTCCGGTCATCATGACCTTCCACGGTCCCTGGAATGAAGAGATGAAGATCGAGGGCCAGGGCATCAAGCACCGGGTCAAGACGACCATCGCCAAGTCCATTGAACGCAAAGCCTACAAGCTGGCAGATAAATTTATCGTCCTTAGCGAGTACTTCCGCGACACACTGCATCAGCTGCACGGAGTACCGCTGCACAAGATTGTCGTGATTCCGGGAGCGGCCAATATCGAACGCTTTGTTCCGGCGAACAACCGGCTGGCGGTACGGCGGACACTGAATCTGCCGGAGGGCGCAACTACCGTACTGACCGTACGGCGGCTGATGAACCGTATGGGACTGCTACAGCTGCTGGATGCCTGGAAGCAGGTGTCGGAGCGCTTCCCGAATGCGATCCTGCTGATCGGGGGCAAAGGCCCGCTGCGCGGCGAGCTGGAAGAAAAAATCGCCGATTACGGCCTTGGCAACAAGGTCCGGCTGCTCGGATATATTCCTGATCATGAGCTGGCTTCTTATTATCAGGCCGCTGACATGTTCGTGGTTCCTTCACAGGCGCTGGAAGGCTTCGGGCTGATCACCGTTGAGGCGCTGGCCTCCGGACTTCCGGTTATGGCTACCCCGGTAGGCGGCAACAAGGAGATTCTCCAGGGCTTCCGGCCGGAGCTGCTGTTCAAGAGTGCGGCCAGCGGGGATATGGCGGAGGGCATGATTCATATGCTCAGCAACCGCAAGCTGCTGCCGACCCGTGAAGAATGCCGCGGCCATGTACTTGAGAAGTACACCTGGCAGCATGTCGGGGATCAGGTTGAATCGGTATTTCTGGAGACTTTGGGAAAGGGTGTGGCTGCAGGATGCTAA
- a CDS encoding glycosyltransferase family 2 protein, translating to MDSVTSVLGSPGSYPISVVIIAQDDEVRISKAIQSCRPFADEVVVIDGGSKDGTVQLAESLGCRVYVNPWPGYAKQREFGVERAVHDWVFLIDTDEVVSDELAQDILQRKPGLTDRGVAFSLYRIGDFLGRWLDKGEYLVRLYNRKEYGIRNSLVHEMPEVEEERTVRLNGVLWHQGFRSINDHVARFNKYTDLEAQAAFEKGRPFKLRNLLLRPPARFLQKYFLHGLFKKGISGFAVSVFWVMYEFMVGFKLYELTSSGRLARHNAQGQAEKGKKGERSYAVQ from the coding sequence ATGGATTCAGTAACAAGCGTGCTTGGCAGCCCGGGCAGTTACCCGATTTCGGTTGTCATCATTGCTCAGGATGACGAAGTTCGCATATCCAAAGCAATTCAGTCCTGCCGGCCCTTCGCCGACGAGGTAGTTGTAATCGACGGAGGAAGCAAGGACGGGACGGTGCAGCTGGCCGAAAGCCTCGGCTGCCGGGTATACGTCAACCCATGGCCCGGATATGCCAAACAAAGAGAATTCGGAGTGGAACGCGCCGTCCATGATTGGGTCTTCCTGATTGATACCGACGAAGTGGTCAGCGATGAACTGGCACAGGATATTCTGCAGCGCAAGCCGGGTCTGACAGACCGGGGGGTAGCCTTCTCGCTTTACCGGATCGGTGATTTCCTGGGCAGATGGCTGGACAAAGGGGAGTACCTGGTCCGCCTGTACAACCGTAAGGAGTATGGCATCCGCAACTCCCTTGTGCATGAGATGCCCGAGGTTGAGGAGGAGCGGACGGTCCGCTTGAACGGTGTGCTCTGGCACCAGGGCTTCCGCAGCATCAATGACCATGTGGCCCGCTTCAACAAATACACCGATCTGGAAGCACAGGCTGCATTCGAGAAAGGCAGGCCGTTCAAGCTGAGAAACCTGCTGCTGCGGCCGCCGGCACGCTTCCTGCAGAAATACTTCCTGCATGGCCTGTTCAAGAAAGGCATTTCCGGATTTGCGGTATCCGTATTCTGGGTGATGTATGAATTCATGGTCGGCTTCAAGCTTTACGAATTAACCAGCTCCGGCAGGCTGGCCCGGCATAATGCGCAGGGTCAGGCGGAGAAAGGGAAGAAGGGGGAGAGAAGCTATGCCGTACAGTGA